One genomic window of Panicum hallii strain FIL2 chromosome 6, PHallii_v3.1, whole genome shotgun sequence includes the following:
- the LOC112896968 gene encoding putrescine hydroxycinnamoyltransferase 1-like, translating to MKVDVVETTLVAPSEDTPRRELWLSNLDLAVPKTHTPLVYYYPAPAAAGGGGATDGPPEGFFAPARLKAALARALVPFYPLAGRLGVGEGGRLQIDCNAEGALFAVARADFAGDDVFQDYEPSPEVRRMFVPFAPSGDPPCVMAMFQVTFLKCGGVVLGTGIHHVTMDGMGAFHFIQTWTGVARGLELADACGPPPFHDRTLLRARSPPCPAFDHPVYSPALLNGRPRPFVTRVYSVSPKLLADIKSRCAPGVSTYCAVTAHLWRAMCVARGLAAGAETRLRVPANVRHRLRPPLPRSYFGNAIVRDLVTTRVEDVLARPLGFVAQAIKDAVDRVDDAYVRSVVDYLEVESEKGSQAARGQLMPETDLWVVSWLGMPMYDADFGWGAPRFVAPAQMFGSGTAYVTQRANKDDGIAVLFGLEPEYLQCFEKVFYGE from the exons ATGAAGGTTGACGTGGTGGAGACGACGCTGGTGGCGCCGAGCGAGGACACGCCGCGGCGGGAGCTGTGGCTGTCCAACCTCGACCTCGCCGTGCCCAAGACGCACACGCCGCTCGTCTACTACtacccggcgccggcggcggcgggcggcggcggcgccacggACGGGCCGCCCGAGGGCTTCTTCGCGCCGGCGCGGCTGAAGGCGGCGCTGGCCAGGGCGCTGGTGCCGTTCTACCCGCTGGCCGGGCGGCTCGGCGTGGGCGAGGGCGGGCGCCTGCAGATCGACTGCAACGCCGAGGGCGCGCTCTTCGCCGTGGCCCGCGCCGACTTCGCCGGCGACGACGTCTTCCAGGACTACGAGCCGTCGCCGGAGGTCAGGCGGATGTTCGTGCCGTTCGCGCCGTCCGGCGACCCGCCCTGCGTCATGGCCATGTTTCAG GTGACCTTCCTCAAGTGCGGCGGCGTGGTGCTGGGCACGGGCATCCACCACGTGACCATGGACGGCATGGGCGCGTTCCACTTCATCCAGACCTGGACGGGGGTGGCCCGGGGCCTCGAGCTCGCCGACGCGTGCGGCCCGCCGCCGTTCCACGACCGGAcgctcctccgcgcgcgctccccgCCGTGCCCGGCCTTCGACCACCCGGTCTACTCGCCGGCGCTGCTCAACGGGCGGCCCCGGCCCTTCGTCACGCGCGTCTACTCCGTCTCCCCGAAGCTCCTCGCCGACATCAAGTCCCGCTGCGCGCCCGGCGTGTCCACCTACTGCGCTGTCACCGCGCACCTCTGGCGCGCCATGTGCGTCGCGCGCGGGCTCGCCGCAGGCGCCGAGACGCGGCTCCGCGTGCCGGCCAAcgtccgccaccgcctccgcccgccgctcccGCGGAGCTACTTCGGGAACGCCATCGTGCGGGACCTCGTCACCACCCGGGTGGAGGACGTGCTGGCGCGCCCGCTCGGGTTCGTGGCGCAGGCGATCAAGGACGCCGTCGACCGCGTGGACGACGCCTACGTGCGCTCCGTGGTGGACTACCTGGAGGTGGAGTCCGAGAAGGGCAgccaggcggcgcgcgggcagctCATGCCGGAGACGGACCTGTGGGTGGTCAGCTGGCTGGGGATGCCCATGTACGACGCCGACTTCGGCTGGGGCGCGCCGCGGTTCGTGGCGCCGGCGCAGATGTTCGGCAGCGGCACGGCCTACGTGACCCAGCGCGCCAACAAGGACGACGGCATAGCCGTGCTCTTCGGGCTGGAGCCCGAGTACCTGCAGTGCTTCGAGAAGGTGTTCTACGGGGAGTGA